CCCGGGGCGGTGGGCACCGGTTCCACCCGCAGCCGGAGGAGCGAGCGGGGCCCCAGCACCATGCTCTCCACCGTGACCCGGTAGAGGGTCTCGTCCACCTGCAGCCGCCGCTGGTCGAAGAGGTCCCGCACCACCGCCGGGCTGAGATCGTACACGTTCTCGCCCACCAGCCGCTGGGCGAAGGGCTCCAGCTGCTGTCGCAGGACGATCTCCGTGGCCTGGGGCAGGCGTTGCCCGCGACCGTCCACCAGCTCGAGCCGCGTCTCGTACACCGCCACGGACCCCGGCGGCTCCTCCCGCAGGCGGGCCAGCTCGTTCTCCACCTCGGCCAGCTCGCGCAAGAGGTCCGTGGCCAGGAGGGTGAGGGTGTCAACCCGCCGCGCCGCCAGGGGCAGGGTGAGGAGGGCACCCAGGAAGGCGCCCACGGCCAGGGCGGCCAGCAGGCGCAGGGGCGGGGAAGGGGGCACGAGGCTCCCTCCTCCGTCGCTTGCCAGGCCGGGGCGCACCGCCGTCCGGCCCCGGCTCGGATCCGGGGGCCGGGCGTTGGGGCTCCGGGGCCGGTGGGACCCGTCCCGGTGGCCGCGTGGACGGGCGGCCGCGGGGCGGGACCGTGTGCCGCGCCAGCCGATGATCCTGGGGCGGAGGCACGGTTGCGGCCCTCATGCGTCGGGCGGAGCCCCGGCCAGGTAGCGAAGGGCCACGTAGGCCAGATGGGCGCCCGTGAAGGCGCTCAGGATCAGCAGCAGCTGGGTCGCCGCCACGCCGAAGGACCGGCCGAGGATCCCCGACTCCAGGTTCTGCAGGGCGGTCATGGAGCCGCCCAGGGCGGCGAAGGTCCCCCACATCTTCAGCCGGTTGGCCAGGTCGGGCAGCGAGCCCACGGGCAGGCTGCTCGGGGCATCCAGCGGGACCTGGACGAACAGCAGCCGCGCCAGGCCCCCCGCCAGGGAGCCGCCGACCACGATCCCCGCGGCGATGCAGGCCACGTAGATCAGATGCCCAAGGGACAGGCGCGTCACGGTGGGATCCCTCCCCCCAAGCCTATGCCCGGCGTCGCGGCACCAGACGCGGAGCGTGCACCATGTTCCAATGGGTGGATCACCCCGCCCCTGTTCCGGTTACGCCACGGAAAGGACGCCCTGGTGCCCGAGCGTCCGCCTCGACTCGTGGCCCGCGCGCTAGAGCATCGCGGGGATGTGACGAGCCAGGGAGAACCGTCTGGTCGGTTTGGAGGACCTCGCGAGCCCTCGGTGAGGACCACCGCCCTGTGAATTGCCACTGACTCGACCATGGCAAGGCCATGGGGTGGAGCCCTTTTTTGTACGGGGCGTGAAGGGCTTCCGGCGGCTGCACGATGACCGGTCAAGGCTTGAGATAGAGTCTTGGTTCCGGGCCCTTTGAAACGCTCCGCCACCGTCTCCAGGCAGGGAAACCAGCCGCTGTCGCGAATGTTACATGTGAAACCGTTTCCTTGTCCTGGCGCTTGGCCCATTTCAGAGTTCGTTTGGCGGAGGGAGGAATGGATGCCGGAGCCTCAGGTGCCGCGGAGTGGCCAGCGTACTCTTGGGGCAACGATTCGCGACGTGGCACAAAGGGCGGGCGTCAGTCAGTCCACAGTTTCGCGGGTGATCAACGAAAGAGGTTACGTCAGTGACCAGACGCGTCGCCGCGTGCTTGAGGCCGCCAGAGCCCTGAATTTCCGGCCGAATTTCCTTGCGCGCAGTCTGGTGCAAAAGTCCACGCGTACGTTGGGATTGGTCATACCAGATATAACAAACCCGTTCTTTCCTGCAATCGTTCGTGGGGTCGAGGATGCAGCGGCCCGGGCCGGGTATACTGTTTTGTTAACCCATACCGACGACGACCCTCACCGTGAGGCCGAGGCAGTGGTTCAGTTGCGAGAGCGTTGGGTGGATGGAATGATCATTGCGCCCCAGGCATACCAAACCTCACATCTCCATGACTTGGTGCACTCCGGCGTGCCAACGGTGTTCATTGATCGCGTCCCACCGCGCCTCAATGTGGACGCTGTTTCTTCTGATAACGAGCATGGTGCGTGGCTCGCTGTACGCCACCTTGTGGAACTTGGCCATCGCTGTATCGCCCATGTGGCCGGCCCCAAGACCAGTCCCACTGCGCAGGCTCGTTTGCGCGGCTACCAGCGTGCACTGGCCGAGGCGGGAATCTCTTTCAAGCGAGATTTGGTGTTTGAGGGTGGGTTTCGGTTTGAGGGGGGCGTCTATGCGGCGAAGCAACTGCTCAACCGGCGCCCGAGGCCGACGGCCGTTTTTGCAGCTAATGATTTGATGGCACTGGGTGTGCTCCACGCCACGACCGAGGCGGGGGTCGAGGTTCCACACGAATTAGCGGTCGTGGGTTTCGATGACATTCTACCTGCCGTCTTGGTATCGCCGCCTCTCACGACTGTCGCACAGAATAGCTACGATCTCGGTGCACGCGCAGTGGAACTCCTACTCGATCGCATAAGTGGGCGGTGGCAGGGTCCTGGCCGACACGTAATTGTTTCGCCTAGACTGGTTGTCCGAGGCTCGTGCGGTGGGAGGCAAGGAGGCACGGCCGATGGCTGATGTGGTGGTGGTAGGGAGCCTCAATCTTGACCTGATAGTCGCTGTGGGGCGCCGACCCCGGGTAGGTGAAACCGTCATTGGGAAGCGCCTAACTCGCCTGCCTGGCGGCAAAGGCGCGAATCAGGCCGTAGCCGCCGCACGGTTGGGATGCAAAACGGCGATGGTGGGATGCTTGGGCAACGACGAGTTCGGGCGCATGCTGCTTGCCAGTCTTCACGAAAGTCAGGTAGACACGCAGCACGTTGTCATGCTGCCTGACATTGAAACGGGTACGGCTGTAATTGTCGTGGATTCTGGCGGCGAAAACAGCATAATTGTACTGCCCGGGGCAAATGGGTGTCTCGGACCGGATCACGTGGCGGCGGCTCGAGACATAATCGCCGCGGCGCATGTCCTGCTATTGCAGCTTGAGGTTCCGCAGCCCACTGTGTTCGAAGCAGCACGCATCGCGCATGCAGGTGGCGTGAAGGTGGTGCTCGACCCGGCTCCGGCGCCTTCGGAACCCCTGCCGACCGAACTCCTGCGTCTA
The sequence above is drawn from the Thermaerobacter sp. FW80 genome and encodes:
- a CDS encoding YtrH family sporulation protein, which codes for MTRLSLGHLIYVACIAAGIVVGGSLAGGLARLLFVQVPLDAPSSLPVGSLPDLANRLKMWGTFAALGGSMTALQNLESGILGRSFGVAATQLLLILSAFTGAHLAYVALRYLAGAPPDA
- a CDS encoding LacI family DNA-binding transcriptional regulator, giving the protein MPEPQVPRSGQRTLGATIRDVAQRAGVSQSTVSRVINERGYVSDQTRRRVLEAARALNFRPNFLARSLVQKSTRTLGLVIPDITNPFFPAIVRGVEDAAARAGYTVLLTHTDDDPHREAEAVVQLRERWVDGMIIAPQAYQTSHLHDLVHSGVPTVFIDRVPPRLNVDAVSSDNEHGAWLAVRHLVELGHRCIAHVAGPKTSPTAQARLRGYQRALAEAGISFKRDLVFEGGFRFEGGVYAAKQLLNRRPRPTAVFAANDLMALGVLHATTEAGVEVPHELAVVGFDDILPAVLVSPPLTTVAQNSYDLGARAVELLLDRISGRWQGPGRHVIVSPRLVVRGSCGGRQGGTADG
- the rbsK gene encoding ribokinase, whose protein sequence is MADVVVVGSLNLDLIVAVGRRPRVGETVIGKRLTRLPGGKGANQAVAAARLGCKTAMVGCLGNDEFGRMLLASLHESQVDTQHVVMLPDIETGTAVIVVDSGGENSIIVLPGANGCLGPDHVAAARDIIAAAHVLLLQLEVPQPTVFEAARIAHAGGVKVVLDPAPAPSEPLPTELLRLVYLITPNETEAARLTGLPVDDPDGVRRAAEALRRQGAERVVVKRGSAGVYYLGPEGELEIPAFPVSVIDTTAAGDAFAGGVAAAIASGRPLTEALRWGCAAGALAVTRLGAQPAMPRLEELMALLNGR